In Micromonospora inyonensis, the genomic window GAAGGTGTCGCCCGGTGACGGCTCCTTCCGCGACCCGCGCAACTGGTGGGTGCTGCGTGACCCGGTCACCCCCTCCTGGGGCGAGGCGTACCGGACGATCGCGGAGCGGATGTTCGCCGCGCTGCACGCCGCCCGGGTCGCCGCCGAGGGGCGGGAGGCGGTCTGCGTCTCCCACCAGCTGCCGATCTGGACGCTGCGCCGGTACGCCGAGCGCAAGCGGCTCTGGCACGATCCGCGTCGCCGGCAGTGCGGCCTGGCCAGCCTCACCTCGTTCCACTTCGAGGGAGCCAAGATCGTCGGTGTCGGTTACTCCGAGCCGGCCGCCCACCTGATCGCCATGTCGCCGACCGCCAGGACAGCCAAGGGAGCCTGATGAACGTCCGGAGGTGGACCGCCGCCCTGCTCGTCGCCGTCGCCACGGTGGCGCTGGCCGGCTGCGCCGCCAAGGGCGACGAGCAGCGCTGCGCGACCCGGGACGGCTTCCTGGAGTGCGCCCCCGACCGGCGCGGCACCGCACCGAAGGTCACCGGGGAACTCCTCGGCGGCGGCAGCTACGACCTCGCCCAGGACCGGGGCAAGGTCGTCGTGTTCAACTTCTGGGGTTCCTGGTGCAACCCCTGCCGGGCGGAGGCCGACGACCTGGAGAAGACCTTCCAGGCGACCAAGGGCGCCGAGGTCACCTTCCTCGGCATCAACGTGACCGACAGCCGGGACAAGGCGAAGGCGTTCGAGAAGAACTTCGGGGTCACCTACCCGAGCCTCTTCGACCCGCCCGGTCGTACCGCCCTGGACTTCGACATCGCGCCCAACGCCATCCCGGCGACCATCGTCCTCGACCGGGAGGGCCGGATCGCGGCGGTGCGTCGCGGCGCGGTCATCCAGGATGCCCTCCAACCGGTCGTGGAGCGGATCGTCGCCGAAGGCGCCCGCTGATGGGTGAGACCTTCCGCACCCTCGCCGAGAGCGGTCCGCTGCTGCTGGCGATCGGCGCGGCGGCCCTGGCCGGGCTGGTCAGCTTCCTCTCGCCCTGCGTGCTGCC contains:
- a CDS encoding histidine phosphatase family protein, producing MVHVLRHGEVHNPDKILYGRLPGFRLSELGVQMAKAAAQGLADRDVVHVVASPLERAQQTAEPIAAQFGLPVGVDERLIESANWFEGKKVSPGDGSFRDPRNWWVLRDPVTPSWGEAYRTIAERMFAALHAARVAAEGREAVCVSHQLPIWTLRRYAERKRLWHDPRRRQCGLASLTSFHFEGAKIVGVGYSEPAAHLIAMSPTARTAKGA
- a CDS encoding TlpA family protein disulfide reductase gives rise to the protein MNVRRWTAALLVAVATVALAGCAAKGDEQRCATRDGFLECAPDRRGTAPKVTGELLGGGSYDLAQDRGKVVVFNFWGSWCNPCRAEADDLEKTFQATKGAEVTFLGINVTDSRDKAKAFEKNFGVTYPSLFDPPGRTALDFDIAPNAIPATIVLDREGRIAAVRRGAVIQDALQPVVERIVAEGAR